In the genome of Chaetodon auriga isolate fChaAug3 chromosome 15, fChaAug3.hap1, whole genome shotgun sequence, one region contains:
- the bach1b gene encoding transcription regulator protein BACH1b, which produces MTMSAPRSSVFTFESTAHSSHVLRCLDEQRRRDTLCDVTLVVEGQSFRAHRSVLASCSEYFTDRISSLSQHGAVITLPQEVTAAGFEPLLKFAYTSKLLFGKDDVLEIRNSASILGFRDLDEACFDFLLPKFFSSKGSGSFLRKTCCKKKCKRQLSKEDHGIISDDTLDEKEAKPVADSPSQQEVVWLCNKSVNSKMGSQNSAGALTPAAEGTNDHFMLCPKYRRRLACRKQTCVTEKSLNNPVRVIRDDSDLSCSPRSSTASNVKNETEAELPGNSTSNPTRQSKGSPDDPWKSEIPDKKIGIGEVDMVKNETNEKQGIWSKKERDVEGEEDNSFSDRSNVKAVSSGLSRALGKGPSGLILHHCPLKTCGEGSAITGSLGHERFAMDITEDKKTRDSGVPTSIHQKAEEQGEAEWKIIDEEIDSGWLERGQGGQTGCMEGANNARERSTTEREVAEHLAKRLGSDMGLSRLSFQDPDAGSSSDTGSGRAQSTSLEWLNFQVNLSSTSTSCPFLQDLDQSKCLWKGAELSECEGASQSGVSSLNSGEDGDSETETEGDSEAYTRERAKQVQLPFSVDWIVDLSRNDFQQLLKQQVFTREQLEFVHDMRRRSKNRLAAQRCRKRKLDCIYNLQCEINKLKTEREKLMMEKSQLGQLKLKTCHSVSALCQRVCSEANLQPEQLQVLAKYTSPDCPLSSFFPHIDALLSQSGLPLQLQACSVGLDEYKVSEVASSSSSRDTATGDGQQSL; this is translated from the exons ATGACCATGTCTGCACCCCGGTcgtctgtgtttacatttgagTCTACAGCACATTCCTCCCATGTGCTGCGCTGCCTGGACGAGCAGCGCCGCCGGGACACACTGTGTGATGTTACGTTGGTGGTGGAAGGTCAGAGTTTCAGAGCTCACCGCTCAGTGCTCGCCTCCTGTAGCGAGTACTTCACAGACAGgatctcctccctctcacaaCATGGAGCGGTCATCACTCTGCCACAAGAG GTGACAGCTGCTGGCTTTGAACCCTTGCTGAAGTTTGCCTACACATCCAAGCTCCTCTTCGGGAAGGACGATGTCTTAGAAATACGCAATTCGGCTTCCATTCTTGGTTTCAGAGACCTAGATGAGGCATGCTTTGATTTCCTCCTCCCTAAGTTCTTCTCCAGCAAAGGCTCTGGCTCTTTTCTCAGAAAAACCTGCTGTAAGAAGAAATGTAAGAGGCAATTATCAAAGGAAGACCATGGCATAATCTCTGACGATACATTGGATGAGAAAGAAGCAAAACCAGTTGCTGACTCACCATCTCAGCAGGAAGTGGTTTGGCTCTGCAACAAATCAGTGAACAGCAAAATGGGAAGTCAGAACAGTGCAGGCGCTCTTACACCTGCAGCTGAAGGGACAAATGACCATTTTATGCTGTGTCCAAAGTATCGAAGGCGACTGGCTTGCAGAAAGCAAACTTGTGTCACAGAGAAAAGTCTGAACAATCCAGTAAGAGTGATCAGGGATGACTCTGATCTCTCCTGCTCGCCCCGCTCCAGCACTGCCAGCAATGTTAAGaatgaaactgaagctgaactCCCTGGAAATTCAACCTCAAATCCCACCAGACAGAGCAAAGGAAGTCCTGATGACCCATGGAAAAGTGAAATACCAGACAAGAAAATTGGCATTGGTGAGGTTGACATGGTtaagaatgaaacaaatgaaaagcaggGAATATGGAGTAAGAAGGAAAGAGATGTGGAAGGGGAGGAAGACAACAGCTTTTCAGACAGATCCAATGTCAAGGCAGTGTCCTCAGGGCTGAGCAGAGCACTGGGAAAGGGGCCATCAGGGTTAATATTGCACCATTGCCCCTTGAAGACCTGTGGCGAAGGCTCTGCAATCACTGGGTCACTGGGGCATGAGAGGTTCGCCATGGACATTACAGAGGACAAGAAAACAAGGGACTCCGGGGTACCAACATCCATTCATCAAAAGGCAGAGGAACAAGGAGAAGCCGAGTGGAAAATAATAGATGAAGAGATAGATTCTGGATGGCTAGAGAGAGGACAAGGAGGACAAACAGGCTGCATGGAGGGAGCGAATAATGCCAGAGAAAGGAGCACCACGGAAAGGGAGGTGGCCGAGCACCTGGCCAAGCGGCTGGGCTCCGACATGGGCTTGTCTCGGCTGAGCTTCCAGGACCCTGACGCAGGAAGTTCCTCCGACACAGGGAGCGGACGGGCGCAGAGCACATCCTTAGAGTGGCTGAACTTCCAAGTCAACCTCAGCTCCACGAGCACCAGTTGCCCCTTTTTGCAGGATCTGGACCAAAGCAAATGTTTATGGAAGGGAGCAGAGCTGTCTGAGTGCGAGGGGGCTTCTCAGTCAGGCGTGTCATCCCTCAACTCGGGGGAGGATGGagactcagagacagagactgaaggGGACAGCGAGGCATACACGAGAGAGAGGGCCAAACAG GTGCAGTTGCCATTCTCTGTAGACTGGATTGTGGATCTGAGCAGAAATGACTTCCAACAGCTGCTGAAGCAACAGGTCTTCACGCGTGAACAGCTGGAGTTTGTCCACGACATGAGACGGCGCAGCAAAAACCGACTGGCAGCTCAGCGTTGTCGCAAAAGGAAACTAGACTGCATATATAATCTGCAGTGTGAAATCAACaagctg aagacagaaagggagaagCTGATGATGGAGAAGAGCCAGCTGGGCCAGCTGAAGTTGAAAACATGTCACAGTGTCTCTGCCTTATGCCAGAGGGTCTGCAGCGAAGCCAACCTACAGCCAGAGCAGCTCCAGGTGTTGGCCAAATACACCTCTCCAGACTGCcctttgtcctctttctttccccaCATAGACGCACTCCTTTCACAGAGTGGGTTGCCGCTCCAGCTCCAGGCCTGTTCTGTGGGCCTTGATGAGTATAAGGTGTCTGAGGTGGCTTCGTCCAGCTCCAGCAGGGATACAGCTACAGGAGATGGTCAGCAATCCCTTTAG